The Desulforegula conservatrix Mb1Pa region CCAGTTTGAACTGGTCGGTCAATCTGATTTTCAGGATTAGTTTCGGGCAGGGCAGCAACTGGCTGATTATCCGTGCCTGCTTCCGCTACAGGCGATGTGGATTCCTCAGGCAATTCGGACACTAAAGTTGATTGGTACTGTTTTTCTATTTCCACGCTTTTTGAAAATGATATGGAGGACTCAAAGGAAGATATGGTTTTCCCGTCTGCAGCATCAAGCAAAGTATCAACTGCACCGTCCATATTGCCATTGATCATTTTATTCATGGCTTTTTCTAAATTTTTCACGGCCTTCATAATATCTTTTAACTCGTCTTTATTTAAATCTCCTTCAATTTTAATTGAAGTGTTTAATTCAGCCTCTGCATATGCAGACTCAACAGAAGTAGCCCACGAAACATCATCAAGTCTGCCATTCTGATTATATGTAGAATATCCAGAACTAGCATCTGACGAAAACGACAGGGTAATCTTATCGCCTTCTTTTGTAACCAGCTCCATCTCAGCAGTCTTTGTCTGTCTGACCTGCACGCTTGTTGAACTTGTCTGAACCTGAAGATTCTGATCGGATTGGTTTTTAATGCTATCCATATAAGAATTTATATTTGATCCTATAGTATTCATTTCATATCTCCTTGAAATTTATGATGCAGAATAGCAATAAATAGTTTTTTTATGTGTATCGGCACAAATAAGGTTTTACTTAAGTACAAAATACATGAGTTTTGTTTATCAAATAAACGGCGATTAAGTATTGACAAAAGATAAATTCGTAATTAAAAAAATTATTATTTATCCCTTGAAAGAAAGACGATGATCGAAAATAAAAAGATCTGTACAAGATGTGGCTACTTAAGAAAGCCCCTCGATGATATACTTATACCTGCTGCTGAATGTCCTAAATGCGGAATCATATACCAGAAATTCGAGGATGGCATGCTCGCTTTTGATATGGCCTTCAATCAAAAGCGAATGAATAGAAGCAAAAAAAGAAGAAGCTCAAATTTTGCGTATATACTGATATTTTTTTTAGTATTTGCGGTTATTTTTCTGGTGGGATTCATTTCAGGAATAACTTATACCAAATTTGAAATGCAAAGCCCCAAAAAAAATACTCAGATTCAGACAATGAATCAAAATTGATAAGCATCAGGTACTTCCTGATTCCGGCCTACGCCGGAATGACGGTAATGGGAGTGGATTCATATGATTCAAGGCAGCAGCTCTTTTAGTTTACATAATATATCTTATCAGACATAATAAATATTTTATTATGATAAACACGAATGCCCTAAATTTGTATTTGTACTAACAGTTTCTTTTAAGTCTTCTGATTGATTTAGGTAGATTATGTAAGGATCTGCTTTCTATATAGTTTGAAATTTCGGCTCCAAGAAGTATGATCTGAACAGAATAATAAACCCATACAATTGCTGCAACGAGAGTTCCTCCGGCCCCGAATGATGACGCCATCATTGTTCTTGTAAGGTAAAGCTTCAGCAAATACTTCCCGCATTCAAATAAAAATGCGCTTATTATTATTCCTGGAAGCATCTTCGACATTGATGGTTTTTTTCGGGGTAAAAATTTGAAGAATAATAAAAAAATCAGGGTCACAACAAAAAAAGACACGCATTGGTTTAAAATTACTATCCAATTAAGTGAAGTGATCTCTGTGAATTGAGGAAAGAAATCAATAAATTTTTCAAATACTGTCAAAAAAGCAGACACAAAAAAATTGGCCACCACCAAAAAACCTGCTGAAAACGCAAATAATCCGGATATCAGCCTTCCCTTTATATAAATAAAAAACTGTTCTCTTTGATTATCCTGGCGTTTCAGACCAAAAATTCTGTTCAAGGCGCTACTTAATTCATCAAAAACCATTGAAGCTGAGTAAATCATGAGAAAGACAAGTATGGTAGAAGCGAATCTACCGGTTTCAGGAACCTGGAAATTCATAAGAACAGTTTTTACAATGGCCGCAGCTTCCGGGCTGGCGATTCTGTGTATTTGTGAAACTATCTCATTTTTTGCATCAGCCGTACTTATAAAAAGGCCTGCGGCGCCAACTCCTATTGCAAGAAGCGGAGTTATGGAGAAAATTGTATAAAAGGCGATTGCTGCTGAGGCACTGGTGTTTTTATGGGCAATCCACGATGAAATAATTGATTTTGCAATTCTACTCATTAATATCAGGTTACGGATGTATGGATGGTCATCTGGAATTTTTCAATTTTAGCCAGAAGTGTCGGCCTTGAGAAACCAAGCATTTTTGCTGCCTGACTGCGGTTCCCACGGGTCTGCTCCAAAGCTTCGCTGATTATTATATATGCAATTTTGTCCATTAATTCATCATAACATTTTCCGTAGCTTTCTGTAAGCATTTCTCTGATCCATAATCTGAGATGCTTTTCAAAACTTTCGGGAGCAAGATCTTTTTCTTTTTCATCCGTCTTTTTGCTGACAACCTGGGCACCGATGGCTTCCTGAATATCATCAGAAGTAAGAGCATAGCCTCTGTTAAATATAAGTAGCTTATGCATGCTGTTGGCAAGTTCTCTTACATTCCCAGGCCAGTTGTAAGCTTTAAGAGTTTCAATGGATTCTGTTGTTAATTCAGGTATTTCGCTGTCTATTTCCCTGGCATACTGGGCAAGAAAATAATTTGCAAGAAGGGGGATATCCTGCTTTCTTTTTCGAATTGGGGGAAGCTCAAGATTTACAACCTTTAACCTGTAATACAAATCCTCACGGAATCTGCCGTCTTCGACAGCTTTTTCAAGATCAACATTGGTGGCTGCAATTATTCTGACATCAACAGGGATCGGACTTCTACCGCCAAGCCTTTCAATGCTTCTTTCCTGAAGAAGTCTGAGAATCTTTGACTGAATATTGAGGGGCATGTCACCTATTTCATCAAGAAAAACCGTCCCGTGATTGGCTTGCTCAATCTTACCTATTCTTCTGTTAACAGCACCTGTGAAAGCGCCTTTTTCATATCCGAAAAGTTCACTTTCCAGAAGAGTTTCCGGTATTGCAACGCAGTTTATTATCTGAAACGCATGGTCTGATCTTAAGCTGTGCTGATATATCGCCCTTGCAACAAGCTCTTTGCCTGTTCCGCTCTCCCCTCTTATCAATACAGTTGCGTCTGTAGGTGCAGCCCTTCCAATGGCTTTATAAACTTCTTGCATAACCGGGCTGTTTCCGATTATGGCATCTGTTTCGATATTATCATATGCATCATTATCATCCTTGTCGCCCAATTTAACCTGTGCTTTCATGAAATGACCTGCTTTTATGGCTTTGTCTATAAGACTGAGGACATCAGGTATATCAAATGGTTTAAGAATATAATCAAAAGCACCAAGTTTTGTAGCCTCGATTGCTGAATCGGTGGTACCATAAGCAGTCATTATTATAACAGGGATTTTTGCGTCTATTTCCTTTATGATTTTGAATGCTTCGAGGCCTGTCATTCCTGACATACGAACATCCATGATGATGAGATCGGGTTTAAAAGACGTTACTTTTTTAATACCCTCTTCGGCTGATGGCGCAGTAAGTGTTTCATAGCCTTCTCTAAGAAGAAGTCTTTCAAAACTCTGCCTCAACTGGGGGTCATCATCTACTACCAGAATTTTAGTCACTCTCTTCCTCCTTGAATGGAAGTGATATCTCAAAAACAGCACCGCGACCTGGTTCATCCGGCAATAGTGTCAGTTTACCGCCATGACGCTGTATTATATGAGCAGCGATACTCAAGCCAAGGCCAGTTCCTTCTTCTTTTTGAGTAAAAAAAGGATCAAATATTTTATCCCTGAATTTTTCAGGTATTCCTGGACCATTGTCAGATATTTTTATTACAGCAAGCTTTTCACCATTATCAGATCTTTTGGTATATTCCATGATACTGATTTTACCTTCTCTAATAATTGCATCACATGCGTTTATCAGTATATTTACAAGTGCTTCCTTCAGATGTTCCTGGTCAATCTTTATAAGAGGGAGACGTCCGTTTTCCCTGCTTATATCGACTTCAGTTTCATAGGATTCAAGCCTGTGCTTTAACAACACAAGTGTCATATCGACAACGTCCGAGGGACTTACAAACTGGAGTTTAAGCTTCGGAGACCTTGAAAACTCAAGAAAATTTTTAAGAATTGTATCAATATGCCTGATTTCTTCTGAAATTACTTCAAAATCCTCTTTTTGAATTTCATTGAGTCTCAAATCTCTTTGAAGAGAAAAAAGTCTCATTTTTACTGATGTCAAAGGATTTCTTACGCTGTGTGCGACACCTGCGGCCAGTTTGCCTATCAGGGCAAGTTTTTCAGTCTGCATCAGATGTTCCCTGCTTTCTTCGAGCAGAGATTTCGTCTCGTCAAAATTATCTTCCAGCCCCTTGACTCTAACTTTAAGGGCGACCAGTTCATCCCCTTTAATAATGCTTGTCTTATCTTTTCCCTCACCTGTGGCGAGTCTTCTTATCGGAACAAAAACTTTTTTGTATAAAACAAAACTACAGAGTAAGCCTACTCCAAGTCCTGATGGCAGCGACAACCACAGTATCCAAATCATTATATTGAAAGAGGAATCATATTCTTTTTTCGTAAGATTTATGTGCTCTTCAAATACTTTTTTATAATTCTCACATAGATTATAAATTGCAAAAAACTGTTCCCTCACCTTCCAGTGAAGATTTGCCCCTTCTTCCTTTTTTCCTTCGGAATAAAGACTTATGACCCTTTCTCTTCCTTCAACGTATTTGACATATCGACTTTCAATCTCATTAAGGATAATCTTGGTTTGCTCAATTGATGAATTGTTTTGAGACCTGTTCAAAGCCTCATTGAACTGTTCATGGTAACCTTTAAGACTTTCAAGCCATTCCTTGGAACCTGTCAGGAAATAATAAGTTGCAAATCCTTTCTGCATGACAAGAGCTTTTTCAAGACGCATGGCATTCAGAAGCGACTCCATGTCTCTTTCTATTACCGAGGTGAATTTATTTTTTGTTTGCACGGTAAAATATATGGTCAGGCAAGGGCCAGCGATATTTTGGAATATCATTAAACCAAGTAAGACAAAAAGCCTTGCTCGAAGAGAGAATCTATTTTGTTTCATGAGTCCTCATTAATATATTATTTAGCCCAATCTTAGTAAGCAATTCATATACCATTATTGAAACAGCTTACTTTATCCGGGTTTCTTATGATTATGCGGAATCTGATTTTTGGAAACACGTCATAAATATTGAAATCGATAACACAGTTTATTTACAAGGTGTAAAAAAGATTTACACATTTTTTTTATATTTTTTACTTTAATATGCTGGAACTCCGGCCAATCTATTAAATTCTAAAGCATTAACACATTTTGTGAATTTCAAGATATCTGGCACATTATTTGCTGCTTAAATCCAAAAAAAATATAAGCCGGGAAAAAATAATGCCACTTAGTCTATTGATAATACTGATTGCCGACAAAAATCCAAACATAAGGTCTCTGATCATGCGGGAGTTGAAATCAGACGGATATAATGTCAGGCAAGCCGGAACAGTATCTGAAATGCTTTACCATATTTCAGGATCAGCAGGTAATCCTATGCTCCTGATTTTGGATCCTGATCTTCCGGATGCAGAACATACATCCCTTGAAAAAATACTTAATGAACGAATTCCGCAGATTCCAATTATTATTCATGCACTTAAGCCGGATTTCCTCAATCATAATAGGTTTGTACATGCAAAGGAAATAATTGAAAAAGATGACAAAAGCATAGAAACGCTAAAAAAAGCCGTTTCAAAAACTCTGATACTATTTTCTACGTCCCAGGTTTGTGAAGAAATATACCAACCACTTTTCCCTTTAGAAAGCTTGGCGCCATATAAAGGGAAAGTATAGATTTGCAATGGAGTCAGGTTTAATGAATGAAAACAGTGCAATACACGAAGAAAAATTAAGTATCCTGCAATACAAGGGCTTTTACATTGCGACACCTGATTCTAATTCGGCCAAGGAGGAAAAGGAAAAAGCCGGTTTTTTGCAAAACATAAAAATATGGTGGCCTTCCACAGATAAAAAGTCGGCGATGCTTTTAAAAAAGAATCTTGAGAAGAATTGCTGTGCGAATGCGGATGTCCATTATGCAGGTCTGCCACAGGATGGAGATGATCGATTTCCTGATATTGGTGTGGTTGACCTGACCATATACAATACAGATATGATCAGAATGAATAAATCCGTTTATGCCGATTTGCCAATCATTGCGATCGGAACGTCGGAAGACAAAGCCCTTGCCTCGGAAGCTTTATCTTCCGGAGCAGATGATTATTTAATTAAGCCTTTAAGCACTGAATGCCTTGCAAATGTAATTGAGGAGGTTCTCTATCTCAAGCAGATTACAAGGGCAATGCCAGATGAAAAAAGAGTCATGGGAGTCATGATTCCGATCATGGAATACACTGTCATGAAAGGAGATATGACTGTTTATGAGGCAATTGAGGCAATAAAAGCTTCTTTCAGTATAAGGGAAACTTCAGGACGCTTTCTCGATACAATACACAGATCTGTTCTCGTTCTTGATAATAACGGAGGCGTTGAAGGCATGGTTACAATTAGGAACTTCATATCCTCGATTCTTCCTGATTATCTAAAGAACATGTCGTATAGCGACAGCAAGTCTTTGAGTCTTTCAACAGTCCTTTGGAAAGGCAGATTTTCTGCAAGGCTCAAGAGATTTTCTGAAATGAAACTAAAAGACATAATGACGCCACCTCCTCCTGTAATTGACGCATGCGCAACTCTTCTTGAGGCATCACTAAAAATGGTTGCATTACAGACAAGAAGACTTGTGGTTGTTCAAAGCAATGAAGTTATTGGTATTATTAGAGAGCAGGATCTGTTTTTTGAGATGGAAAAAATAATGAGAAGAAAACCAAGTATTCCAATTAAGATTAATAGAAGCCGCGATATCTGACAGAATACCCACCGGCGGAACAGCCTATATTCCGCCGACCTCCCCTCCCCCTAATAGGCTCAACAAGTCATGAGATTCGTCCATCGCCAGCATGGGTGGTCCCCCAGCCATAGAATCTCAGGCTTGTTGAGCATTTTTTTCAAAAACAGGCTTGCACAGAGCTGATTTATGTAAAAATCCATTTTATATTTAAAAAATGATACGCATAGTTTTAAATCAGTGTTATCTTAAAAAGATATGGCTGAGTTCAAGTTTCATCAGTGCTTGAGAAGTCATGGTCCAAAAACATTAAAACCTATATTTGATGGTCTCGAAAAAAGTCAAAAAAGGGCATTGGCTTCATGCCTGACTTGATCCGGCATACAGTATTATCAGATGCTTCTGGATTCCGGCCTTCGCCGGAATGACGGTAATAGGACTTTTTGCTACCTTGTAAAAGTTATTAGCATAAGATTACGAGCAAAGATGGCTCAAAAGTAAGGCATAACCAATATAATTATTAAGCGGGATATATGAGTCTTACATACTTGTCTTTTTATTTATTGCCGCATAAAAAACAGATCAATAACAAACAGATTTCATACTGTTCAATAATTATCTATCCTGTACTCAATCCAGAAAACAAAATCATTTGAAAGGATGACTCATGAAAAAAGAAGACTGCATACTATTCAGCGGTGGAATTAAGGGTGCGGAAGCTGAGTTTGGAGCTAATGCGGAAAAGTTTGGGATTGAAGAGGTTAATTATACCTTTGAAGGGCATGATATTACCAGAAAGCGTGGCTTGCGCTATCTTAATCATAATGAGCTGAAAAAAGGCGACGTGAGCCTTGAATATATTTCTAAGCTCATGAACCGTAGTTACACCAAAGCTCCATTGTTCCGCAAAATTCTTCAGAGCATCTGGTTTCAGATTAACAGCGGACAGGAAATATATGTTATTGGTGAAATAATGGAGGACAAGACTGTTCGCGGCGGAACCGGCTGGGGAGCAGAATTTGCCAAAATATGCAACAAACCTCTTTTTGTTTTTGATCAGAAACAAAACGCTTGGTTTGAATGGACCCAGGAGGAATGGAAAAAACTTAAACCGGGAAATGAGCCTGTAATATCACATATCCATTTCACCGGAACAGGAACACGTTTTCTTGAAGACAACGCAAAAAAAGCTATTGCCGAACTTTTCCAGAGATCCTTCACTGAATAGTGATAAGGTAGCAAAAAGTCCGATTCTCGTCATTCGCGCAGGCCGGAATCCAGAAGTATCTGATAATACAGGATTCCGGATCAAGTCCGGCATGACACTACAGTCATTTTTTGATTTTTTGCAATTCCATCAATAGTAATTCAAATCTAAAATGGGATTAGGCAAATCAAAGCGACTATGTCAGGGCAATATTTATATTGCCCTGACATTTTAATCAGAGTGATAATAAACCTGATATATTGTCGATTTTCTCTTTGATAATATCAATGGTAAAAGGTTTTGTTACAAATGTGCTGATTCCAGCGCTTGCTGCAAGATCCCGTTGGGACTGTTCAGATTCTGTAGTAACCATAATTACCGGAGTTTCTTCATAGCCTATAAAGTTACGAAGTTGCTTTGTGAACTCAATACCATCCATAATAGGCATGTTCATGTCTGTTATAATCAAATCAAAATACTCACCAGACTCGATTAAATCAAGCGCCTCTTTTCCATTCATGGCCGTTATTATCCTGAAACCAATTTCAGCAGCAATGGATCTGTAAAAACTTAGCATGGCCTTTGAGTCATCCACTGCAAGGAGCCCTTTTTCAGATGTGGACAGTTCAGTCTGTGATAATATTTCAAGATCTTTTTTGGCCCTGTCTCCTTCAATTGAGGCAAGAACAGATTTAAAAGCTTCAAGAGTTTCAGGATCTTTTGTCTCAGCTATTACTGGAAGTATCGTCGCAGTATTTTTTTCATTTTCATAGATGCTCTTGAATATTGTTGTTGCCTTGGCAGACACCAATGCTCGAATGAGTCTTTTTGACTGATCATTATCAGATGCGATTATCTCATTTACTGCGCTGATTACTCCTGGGTTTACCTGTTCATTAAGGGCCGTAACAACTGACAGAAGAATAAGACCATCTTTCTCAATGCGTAGAGCATCAACAAGACACATAAGCCCTTTTAAAAAAGGAATTCTTCCGAAAGCCTCGTAAATGGCATATTTTATATTTGGATCAACTGCCTTTCCTGAATCAAGAGCCTGAACAAGGACTTCCCCGCCTTTTCTGCTTCCTATAAAACCCAGTATATTTGACGCAAGAATTTTTTTATCGTTATCATTTTCTGAAAATATCGGAGCAAGGAATGGAATGATGTCTGGCCCGATTTTTATCAATTCGTCCTGGATTTTTCTTCTTAATGTGGCATTCCTATGATGGATCTTTGAAACAAGAAAAGAAAGGGCCTTTTCTGTTTTGATAGAGGCGAGGGACTGAACAGCCATGCCTGCCTGAAGCGTGCAGACTTCATATTGATCATCAAGCTCTGCATTATTTATAATTGAAGTCAGAATCTCGATGGATTCGATATCTCTGAATACACCGAGCATTTCAATGCATGATGTTGATACAAGCTCATCAGGATAGCTTATGAATTTTCTGAAAATATTCAAGGATTCAGGAGACTTTAATCTTGCCAGAGAAATTAAAATATCGCTGTAAAGTGATTCATTTGTGGGATCCTCTATAATTTCATGCAAAAGGGGTACTGCGGCCGTGAATCCGTTAATGGCGGCGCTGTTCATGCATAACAGCTTTTCCTTTAAATCTCCGCTTCTTAATTTGCCAAGGACAATGTTCTCATTGTATGACAAAAGTGATTGCAGACTTGTCGCGACAAGGTGGTCAACCATTGTGTCATTAAGAGGCTTTTTCATCAGCTCGAAAAGATGCGATATTGCCTCATTGTCCCTGCTTTCCTGTATCTGATTGAGAATGGTTATTTGTTCAGCAAAGCTTCTGTTGCGAAAATCTTCTAATATGCTCATGCGACACACCCTTTTATTATTTATAAATAGTCTGCCAGTATGATTATCAAACTCCTGACAATTTATTTGAAACCATCTAAAATAATGATTTCTTAAAATGATGGCGTTTTTTCAAGTAAAATTGAATTTGGTAAGAGCTGATGAATCTGGCTTAGAATAATGAAGCTGGTCAGTGAGAATACAATGCTGTTAATATGTAAAATATGACGGTAAAAATAGCAATTCCAAAATATCAGAACGAATTCCAGGCATCTTTCTTAAATGGTTATGTTCCATTTAAATGTTGAAATCTAAAAAACACTTTGAGTTTAATTTTCTAACTAATTTTTTCTACTCTGATCATAAACCCAGCCTCCTCCGAGGGATTTGTAAATGGATACGATATCTGTTGCAAGCTTTCCGTTGCTTGAAGCCAGCGCCTCTTCTGATCCGTACTGGCTGATACGCGCGTCAAGCACACGACTGTAATTGATTTTTCCGGCAGAATAAAGGCTCATTGACATTTCTGCAGCCTCATAATTGTCATTTGCTGATGAAGCAAGATGGGCATGTTTTTTAATATCGGCTGAATAATTGTAAAGA contains the following coding sequences:
- a CDS encoding sigma-54-dependent transcriptional regulator, with the translated sequence MTKILVVDDDPQLRQSFERLLLREGYETLTAPSAEEGIKKVTSFKPDLIIMDVRMSGMTGLEAFKIIKEIDAKIPVIIMTAYGTTDSAIEATKLGAFDYILKPFDIPDVLSLIDKAIKAGHFMKAQVKLGDKDDNDAYDNIETDAIIGNSPVMQEVYKAIGRAAPTDATVLIRGESGTGKELVARAIYQHSLRSDHAFQIINCVAIPETLLESELFGYEKGAFTGAVNRRIGKIEQANHGTVFLDEIGDMPLNIQSKILRLLQERSIERLGGRSPIPVDVRIIAATNVDLEKAVEDGRFREDLYYRLKVVNLELPPIRKRKQDIPLLANYFLAQYAREIDSEIPELTTESIETLKAYNWPGNVRELANSMHKLLIFNRGYALTSDDIQEAIGAQVVSKKTDEKEKDLAPESFEKHLRLWIREMLTESYGKCYDELMDKIAYIIISEALEQTRGNRSQAAKMLGFSRPTLLAKIEKFQMTIHTSVT
- a CDS encoding CBS domain-containing protein; translation: MNENSAIHEEKLSILQYKGFYIATPDSNSAKEEKEKAGFLQNIKIWWPSTDKKSAMLLKKNLEKNCCANADVHYAGLPQDGDDRFPDIGVVDLTIYNTDMIRMNKSVYADLPIIAIGTSEDKALASEALSSGADDYLIKPLSTECLANVIEEVLYLKQITRAMPDEKRVMGVMIPIMEYTVMKGDMTVYEAIEAIKASFSIRETSGRFLDTIHRSVLVLDNNGGVEGMVTIRNFISSILPDYLKNMSYSDSKSLSLSTVLWKGRFSARLKRFSEMKLKDIMTPPPPVIDACATLLEASLKMVALQTRRLVVVQSNEVIGIIREQDLFFEMEKIMRRKPSIPIKINRSRDI
- a CDS encoding response regulator; this encodes MSILEDFRNRSFAEQITILNQIQESRDNEAISHLFELMKKPLNDTMVDHLVATSLQSLLSYNENIVLGKLRSGDLKEKLLCMNSAAINGFTAAVPLLHEIIEDPTNESLYSDILISLARLKSPESLNIFRKFISYPDELVSTSCIEMLGVFRDIESIEILTSIINNAELDDQYEVCTLQAGMAVQSLASIKTEKALSFLVSKIHHRNATLRRKIQDELIKIGPDIIPFLAPIFSENDNDKKILASNILGFIGSRKGGEVLVQALDSGKAVDPNIKYAIYEAFGRIPFLKGLMCLVDALRIEKDGLILLSVVTALNEQVNPGVISAVNEIIASDNDQSKRLIRALVSAKATTIFKSIYENEKNTATILPVIAETKDPETLEAFKSVLASIEGDRAKKDLEILSQTELSTSEKGLLAVDDSKAMLSFYRSIAAEIGFRIITAMNGKEALDLIESGEYFDLIITDMNMPIMDGIEFTKQLRNFIGYEETPVIMVTTESEQSQRDLAASAGISTFVTKPFTIDIIKEKIDNISGLLSL
- a CDS encoding YihY/virulence factor BrkB family protein, whose product is MSRIAKSIISSWIAHKNTSASAAIAFYTIFSITPLLAIGVGAAGLFISTADAKNEIVSQIHRIASPEAAAIVKTVLMNFQVPETGRFASTILVFLMIYSASMVFDELSSALNRIFGLKRQDNQREQFFIYIKGRLISGLFAFSAGFLVVANFFVSAFLTVFEKFIDFFPQFTEITSLNWIVILNQCVSFFVVTLIFLLFFKFLPRKKPSMSKMLPGIIISAFLFECGKYLLKLYLTRTMMASSFGAGGTLVAAIVWVYYSVQIILLGAEISNYIESRSLHNLPKSIRRLKRNC
- a CDS encoding ATP-binding protein; this translates as MKQNRFSLRARLFVLLGLMIFQNIAGPCLTIYFTVQTKNKFTSVIERDMESLLNAMRLEKALVMQKGFATYYFLTGSKEWLESLKGYHEQFNEALNRSQNNSSIEQTKIILNEIESRYVKYVEGRERVISLYSEGKKEEGANLHWKVREQFFAIYNLCENYKKVFEEHINLTKKEYDSSFNIMIWILWLSLPSGLGVGLLCSFVLYKKVFVPIRRLATGEGKDKTSIIKGDELVALKVRVKGLEDNFDETKSLLEESREHLMQTEKLALIGKLAAGVAHSVRNPLTSVKMRLFSLQRDLRLNEIQKEDFEVISEEIRHIDTILKNFLEFSRSPKLKLQFVSPSDVVDMTLVLLKHRLESYETEVDISRENGRLPLIKIDQEHLKEALVNILINACDAIIREGKISIMEYTKRSDNGEKLAVIKISDNGPGIPEKFRDKIFDPFFTQKEEGTGLGLSIAAHIIQRHGGKLTLLPDEPGRGAVFEISLPFKEEESD
- a CDS encoding response regulator — its product is MPLSLLIILIADKNPNIRSLIMRELKSDGYNVRQAGTVSEMLYHISGSAGNPMLLILDPDLPDAEHTSLEKILNERIPQIPIIIHALKPDFLNHNRFVHAKEIIEKDDKSIETLKKAVSKTLILFSTSQVCEEIYQPLFPLESLAPYKGKV